CACGTAAATCAGGTCACACCACTCAGGAGAGAAGAATTCCTGGATTCTGTCCCCATTTTGGtttggaaaaatgtgtttttctaagCCATCCCTACACTGACCCGAGGTCGTCCatggcagggggagaaacagccAGGCAAGGCTCCCAGGTAATAGAAAGTCACTTTTTTGGGGTAGGATATTTAACCCATCTTATCATGTTCCGTTTAGTGGAAAGAATTCAaactgtgaaggctacagagtcAGCCTCATACtgactgtgtggccttgggcaagtcacttgatcTAGCGTGAAGCCTGGTTCCTTGTGGGTAGATTTAGGGCATATTAGTCCctgatatatttttgttttttctggtttgagatttgtttcttttttaaaaaataaaggtgaaagggcagcccgggtggctcagcggtttagcaccaccttcagcccagggcctgatcctggagacccgggatcgagtcctgcatcgggctccctgcatggagcctgcttctccctctgcctgtgtctctgcctccccctcgctctctgtgtctctcatgaataaataaataaaatctttaaaaaaagaaggtgaaagattattttaaaatattttgagagacagtgagagagtaagagtgtgcgtgtgtggggggggtggcggtgggaggcagagggaaagggagaagcagactccccgctgagcagggagccagacatagggctcgatcctaggaccctgagtgCACAACCCGAGCCGAcagtagatgcttaaccggctgagccacccaggcgtcccaaaatgaAGGTGAAATCTATATAATGTAAAATCAAGCATTTTAAAGTGTGTGATTCAGGGGTGTTGGGCACATTCACAGTGTTGCACAACTGCTGTCTCTacctagttccagaacattttcatcagaaCAAAAGGAGGCAGGAACCCGCTCAGCTGTCACTCTCACCTCCCCCAGTCCTCTATGAACATTAACTTGCACTCCGGCCGTTGAGCTTCCTTGGTCCCCTGGGCTGAGCCCCCTGAAGAGGAAGTGGTGCTTTCTGGCTGAGCCAGAGCCCAAGACATCAGGCAGCCTGCTGCCATGTGCACGGAGCTACCTAGCCCGGGGCTGGGATCCtgtgctgggtgtgtgtgtgtgtgtgtgtgtgtgtgtgtgtatatggttTTACAGATTTTAACCCAGGGAGATATCTGTgtaacaaccaccaccacaaccagGACACAAAATAATTCCATCACCCCAAAGAGTGCCCCCTGCttcccccagcacctggcaaccactgatatgACTTCAGTCCCCATAGTTTTAGCCAGGCCAGGATGACATAGAAGTGGAATCCTACACTATGAGACCTTTTGGGGCTTGTTTCTTTTGTGCCCAATATAATGTATTGGAGATTTGTCCAAGTTGCTGCATCTACcaaattgttgcttttttttttttttttttaaagattttatttatttattttgagagagacagagagagtgagcaagcatgagcagggggagggacagagggagaagcagactcccctctgagcagggagcccaatgcagggctcgatcccaggaccctgggatcatgacctgagccaaagggaggtgctcagctaaccaagccacccaggtgcccctgagtctTCCTTTTTCTTGAGAAGTAGTATTTCAGGGTGTGGATGTGCCACGGTTTGTTTCTCCGCACACCTGCCGAATGCCATCTGGGTTGTCTCCATTTTGGGGCAACCGTGAGCagactgctataaacatctgtgttttTTGGTATGaacctaagttttcatttctggAGGGTAGATACTCAGGACCGGGAATGCAGGGGGAGGTATGGTGAGAGCGCACGATTCTGCTCCCAGGTGAGGTaaacctctttgggcctcagtctcctgcatctgtaaaatgggcctgACAACAGTGCCTACCTGATAGGTTATTGTGGGGATGAGATGTGTTGATGCATGTAAGGCAGATTAAGTGCTCGATGATTGTTGCctcttgctctttatttttttgcagggGAGGGCGGTTCTTCTGTGTCTTTGGCTGTCTTTTTGCCTACGGTGAGGGGGTCACCACCAGGGTTGGCATGAGAGGTGAGGATTTACTCAGAGACCACAGGATTTCCTTTGAGGCACCAGAGACTGAAGTCCTGGGGGAATTCATTATCAAGTCTGGCTGCAGACAGAGGTCCTGTTTGCAGGGAAGCCATGAGTTAGGATGACCCAGCCCCTTAATTCCACAGGAGAAACTAAAGAGAGGGACAGAGTCTCGTCCAAGGCCACCCAGCCAGGCCGTAGTAGGAAAAGAGGTAGCCTCAGGGCTCCTGGTGCACCAGCCCTGTGCACCCCTACCTTGATGCCAGCAGCTGTGATGTTTGGGGCATGAGAGAATGAGCGGGGGAGGGCAACGTAGCAGTTATGAGCACAGACTCAAAAGCCCGCCTGCCAGGGCCTCCTATCTAGCTCTTTTTCTTATGAGTTATATGCTTTGAGTACATTCTTTGATCTCTCCGATCTGTTAAACGGGCACGATGATTTTACCTGCCATATAGAGACATCAAGAGGCTCCCACGAGGTAAAGTGTGCAAAGACTTGTAACAGTGCCAGGTGCACAGTAAGTGCTTGATGAAAGctgactttttatttgtttacgtatttaagattttattttcaaatcatcTCTACGCCCAatctggggcttgaacttgcgacatgcttgttgaatgaatgaatgcatgcgtGCTGGTGGGAACCGAGTGCAGCTGGCCTCAACTGGGCAGGTGGGAGCCATCAGACCTGACTTCTGGACTGAGGGGCTCACTCCCCAGCTGCTGGCAAGTTGGCACCTGAGTCCCTCTGTGGGAATGGCCTAAGTTACACCCCCACCTCCAGAGACTGGTCAGTGGGGAGCACAAAGGCGCAGTCCCCTCTCCCCCAGGTAGGACACTTCTGCAGGGCTGCTCCAGCTCCAGACCTCCTGGAGTTTACTCACCTTACTGCATATCCATCCACCTGTCCTTCCCTCTGTCCACCCACCAGTTCAAATTAAGTTGCAGACACCTCTTTGTTACAGTTCAAACTAAGTTGGAGACATTTACACCCTGCTCCTCTCAACTTGTGTCCTTTGGCATGTGTCTGTCTCGTTAACTAAAATccaagatttgtgtgtgtgtgtgtgtgtgtgtgtgtgttttatagagcctgtctttcttttctcctcctctcctctcccctcccctcttctcctcttctcttccttcccctcccctcccctctccctccttttcttctctcttctctcccccaggGAATTCTTCTCTGGATGATCCAGGATAGTAGGTAAAAGTTCCCCTTATCTGGAGGCCTGATTATTAAGACACCCAAAAAGGAACTTTTGTTTCACAAAGGGATCAGAACACCTCTTACTAGCTATACAGTCTTGGGGAGGCCACACCACCTCTCCAAgggtcagtttcttcatctccagAATGGGCTTAAGAAATGCacttactggggcacctgggtggctcagtccattaagcggcagactcttgattttggctcaggtcaggatctcagggttgtaagtcaagccttgccttgggctctgggctcagtgcagagcctgcttgagattgtctctctccttccccatctgccctGTTCACTTTCTGtgtctaaaacaaataaataaaatccttaaaaaaaaaaaaaaaaggaacacgcTTACTTCTTAGCACTGTCATGTGGCGTAACTGAGACTCTCCCTATGAAGCACCTGGCATGGTGCTTAGCACTTAGTAAACGTTTAGCTAATGTCAGTTATGGTGATTCTGAAGATGCTACTGCGAGAATATCCTTCCAAAACAAACTCCTTTTCTTAGGGCAGCAGGGTTCAATCTTTTTTCCTGGTAACCAGAAGCATTGCGGCCTGATCTGCCTGAGAACTGGTGAATGGGTAGGTTGAATGCGAGGTCATGCCTGGAATTCCCCTCACCTTTGTCCTTAGGTGGCAGGAAACTCCCTGCCAAGGGTCTTTGATCTGGCTAGGAAGCTGGGGCCCAGGAGGCCTGCccagagttgggggtgggggggcggttgTGTTTCAGGCCCAGGGTGAGGGTGGTGGGTAGGGAGGGAGACAATCTTCCACGGAGAGAGGGCTCACCGGGCAAGTATCAGCAGAGCCCCTCGGTCTGCTTCAATGGGAACTTAAGACACCGATTTGGCAATGCCGGGAGCTGGTGATACACCGTAGCCCCTTACTTTTCTGGGGATTCCAAGGAGCGGCACGTTAGTTAACAACACGAGTCCCCCGAGGCACTAGGAGAAGAGCTTACCATGTAGAGACTAAGTGCACAGACTGGTTGCTCCTGGGCCAGAGTCACCAACAGACAGCTTTTACTTGTTTGTTCAGAATTGAACATATTgccagcatttttttaaaatgtggagatTATACACTAGGATGTGTTGAGAAACCACGTCTGGCAACCGCGGGCTCACATTCCTGCATGGGAGCCATGGGCTGAATTTGATCGACCCATTGACTTGGGACACACGAAAGCCAGTTTTTCACTGCTCTATGAGCGTTACCTGTCTGGCCATAGCTGGCATCTGGGCTTGGGTTGCTGGCAGAGGTGCTGAGGACGACACAGGCTCCAGTGCTTATGGTTCAAGACATAGTGAAGTAAGTGTTATACATTAGGCAATGCCTCTCAGCCAGGGGTGATTCAGGCCTCCAGGAGACACTGGTGATGTCTGAAGCCATTTCTCATAGCTACAACTACAggagggtgctactggcatctagtgggtagaggccagagatgttgCTTAACATCCTAGAGTGCGCATAGGGCAGCTTCCACAATACAGACTTATCCAGCCTTCAATGTCAAAAGAAGGGCACAAGGGTGgccaagtggttgagcatctgcctttgcatcagggcatgatcctgggattctgggatccagttccacatcgggctccctgcaggaagcctgcttctccttctgcctatgtctctgcctctctctctgtgtctctcatgaataaataaaatcttttttaaaaatgtcaaaaagagACCTTGGATTAGGGGTGCCAGCAAATTGATCTGGAAAGGAGGGATTAAATCAAATAATTAGCTCAAGAATGTCTCCCTAAACAGAAGTGGTCTTGGTGGTGGCAGGCACTTGGTGACTGAGCCAGGTTTCAACTGGGAGAGACTGGGGGAATGCATGTCAGACCAAGACCAGCATAAGCAAAGGTGAGGAGGCATCTTTGataggggaggtgggcgagagTGTAGACAGTGAGATGATATGAGTGGTTTAAAAGCATGAAATTTGGGGTCAGACAGACttgaatttgaatcctggctctcctCCTTGCTGGCCATGTCAGCTCAGGCCTGTTGTTAGCTTGAACCTCCTTTttgtcatctggaaaatggggataagaaatgaggttaggggcacctgggtggcttggtggtggagtgtctgcctttggttcaggtcatgatcctgggttcctgggattgagtcccgcatcgggctccctgcatagagcctgcttctccctctgcctgtgtctctgcctctctctctgtgtccctcatgaataaataaataaaatcttaaaaaaaaaacataaatgaggtTATGTGGGTACAGCCTTATCTGTTCCCACTCCTGCATTTGCAGGCTGCATCCCAGTCATTTTGAAATGCTGGCAATTTGCTCAATgcttcctgctccctctctcctttctgggCTCTCCATGTGGATGGAGTGCTCTTTCCCTACTAGGATGATCAGATTCTAGGTGTAGAGGTCATACCATCAGGAGGCTATAAACCAGGCACTGATATGTTCAGGCTTGAGTTTGGAAAGATCATGGAGCTTGAGAGTTGCATGTGCCTCCCTGTATGTATGTAAATTTGAAGGCCAAGAGACTGATGGGAAATTCCCAGGCTCAGACAAGAGGCATAAGAGTCTCTACTCTTACCCAAGCTCCCTTCCCCATCACTTCTCTGGCCTTCACATGCCTAGGGAAGGCACTGGGGACCCACCACACACGATGAGTTGatatcctttcttcttcttcttctttttttttttttttaaattttacttatttatttgacagagagagtgagcacaagcagcaggaggagcagagggagcagcagactccctgctgagcagggagccagaagtgggactctatcccaggaccttgggatcatgacctgagctgaaggcagacacttaaccgactgagccacccagatgccctgaaaaTGTCATTAAGtgaagaaatatagaaaacattatttatatatcaaaaatatgtatgtatatatattttaaaatgtggatgtTAAAATATGGATGTTAATAGCCAAAAGTTAACAGTGGCTATCTCTAAGTGATTTttacaattttgttctttttccttttctaaatgtgCTACAACGAATGTGTAtttcttctgagaaaaaaaaaatatatatatattttaagttttaaatcattttgttattaaaatataattaacaaaaatagTAACAACAGGGACAACAGTACCAGCTGTCCCTGTCCCTCATCCCAGCCTTCTTCCCTGGACTCGCTTCTTCATCACTCCCAAGAAGCACAGGCTCATGAAACTACTATTCCTTGCAGTATTGACTAGTATTGATTAACCTCATCAGTAATCCTGCCCTGCAAGGCGACGGAAAGGTGACTACTCTCATTCCCCCCAGGTGACTTGCATGCACATCCAATTTTGAGATGCTTTGAGGCAAGAAATTCTTTACCTCCCGCGTTCATCTACGTATAGTCTTGCAATTCGCTTCGTCCATCCCTCCGCCGCGTGGGAGCCTTTATTTACTTGCTGTACGCATGCGCACtcctggggctggaggagggcgGGGACCGCGGGAAGCCCCGCCTCCCGACGCCGACCATTGCTCCGTTCCGCCAGCGCGCTCCTGATTGGTGGCCACGGACCGGGCCCGGCTGCCCATCAAAGTTGGCGGGAAAGCGGAGGCGGGGCcgcatggcggcggcggcggcgcccgtAGGGGCTGCGGGGTCGGttgccggcggcggcggcggcccggtgGCCGTGCGGCTGCCGCGGTCGCCGCCGCTCAAGGTGCTGGCGGAGCAGCTGCGGCGCGACGCAGAGGGCGGCCCGGGCGCGTGGCGACTGTCGCGGGCGGCGACGGGCCGCGGGCCGCTTGAGCTGGTGACCGTGTGGATGCAGGGCACGGTGGTGACGGCGGGCGGCGGCGAGGCGCGGCTGCGAGACCCGAGCGGGGCCTTCTCGGTGCGCGGCCTGGAGCGGGTGCCGCGCGGACGGCCCTGCCTTGTCCCAGGTAACGGCAGGACCCGGACGCTGGGCAGACCCGGATCGTGGGCGGCTTGGGGCGGGGCCTgaccggggcggggcggggcctggccgggggcggggcctggctgAGGCCTGAAGTGGACCTGGCTGGGGGTGTGGCCTAGCCGGGTCgtgggcggccgggggcggggcctgggcgggggcgggccctgggcgggggcggggcctggctgAGGCCTGCAGTGGGCCTGACCGGGGGCGGGGCCTAGCCGGGTCgtgggcggccgggggcggggcctggctgggggcggggcctggccgaGGCCTGGAGTGGGcctggccgggggcggggcctggccgtGGCCGGGTCgtgggcggccgggggcggggcctgggcgggggcggggcctggctgAGGCCTGCAGTGGGCCTGACCGGGGGCGTGGCCTAGCCGGGTCGTGGGCGGCCAGGCCCACCTGCTGGGAACCCCGCCCTGCAGGCCCCCGGGATGCTGCGGGATCCAGACACTCCCCTAGTCGGACTCTCCGGTGGAGGGACCTCCAGCGTCAGGATCTGTAACAAGCCTCTTCCCCGCGGGTGATTATTTTTTCACCCTCCCCCCTATCAAGTTTTGGAAAACGCGGTTGCCAGGAAGCCTCCGTCCGTCCCTAACGTCTAGATTCGAGTGTGCCTTCCTCCCGGAAGCCCTCCCTGACGTCTAGGAATGGAGAGCTCTCGGGTACCTCTCCCTCCTGGAGCTGCCTTAGGCTGTAGTTCTCAAAGGTTTGCTCCTAAATCAGCGGTGCTCAAACTTACCCTGAGGGCTTGCTACCACCCAGCGCTCTGGCCTCCACCCTCAGAGCTTCTGTAGGTCTGGGTGAAGctgtgaatttgcatttctaaccagctcccaggTATTGCTGATGTGGATGGCTTTGGGGCCACACTCAGAGAACCACTGGGCCAGCCCCCTGGAGGGCCTGGGCTGTGTCTCTTTGACCTCTTCCGTATCAGCCTTAGGTGGAATTCCTGAGCCAGCTGCCTAgagcacttttctttctttctttttttttttttttaagattttatttatttataagagacacagagagaggcagagacacaggcaaggagaagcaggctccttgcgggagccggatgcgggactcatcccgggatcccgggatctcgggatcacgacctgagcccaaggcaggcgcccaaccactgagccacccaggtgatccttGAAGCCCTTAACCTTTTTGGATCTGTCCTGCCTTTGTCAAAAAGGGGCCAATTGTATGGATTCAatactaagaataaaaaaaaaaaaaatggccttaaCACAATGCTCGGCTCACAGGGGTTCAAAACACCAGGACTGTTGTTACCAGGCTCCCAGCTCTTCTCGCCCACTGCttgccccacccctctccccatccttgagcctcttccctctgccctctttgCTATAGCATTGCTTAAATACAGGGTAAGCAAACCACAGGCTGCTGCCTCTTCAAATGGCCACGAGCTGAAAAGGCTTTTTACATTTTCAAGTGGtccaaaaaaatcagaagacGATTTCATGACATGCGAAAAGTGTAAGAGATTCAAGTATCTGGAGGCAGGAACTACATTTGGGGGAAATCACAGTCACCAGCAGGGTAGGGGTGGTTGTGAAGAGGTTGCAGCTGGAGGCAGCCCGACTGGAAACCCTTGAAGTGGTCCAGACCAGCAGATGAAGGCCTGATGGAAAGGAGGGGGCGTGATGAGGAAGGAGCAAGGAGAGGGTGTGGATAGAATGAACCCCGCTAGCCAGGTGGTCTGATCTCCGGAAGAGAGAGCTCATGCCAATGAGTTCATCTCTCTAGTTGTCTTTGCCTTCCTGTAAATTTCCTGTTACCTCCCCTGGCTGGGATCTCCTTGGGCTTGTTCTTCATTCTTTGAGTCTTCAGTAATTCTTTTTCCGAGGGTTTACAGCACTTGAAGTCATTCGGGAGGTATTGGCAAGTGTGGTTTTAGAACTAGCCCCTGTCACTCAGGAACCCCATGTTAATTGCTCAAGTAGAATCTGGAGGTGGGTTCAGAGAAACCTGATTCCATCGTGCAAGGGGTAGAAATCCAGAGAGGCAGGTGTCAGCTTGCCAGGGAGCTTCCTTCAGCCAAAACGCCGGGGGCCTGCGTACAAACTCAGCCCTGCTGTTAGAAGCAGTGTGATTAAAGCAGCCGTGCAGGGGCATGCCGTGGGGGCTGGCAAAGTGCCTGCCCTTCCTGctgtgtttggggttttttacACAATTGAGTTTTGTGTGGTTAGGACTGGCCAAGTTTTGCTTTCAAGGAGAGCCACTTCCCCAAGGGAATGGGAAGAGAGTCGTGGTTAATATGTCATTAGATCATCCCAGTGGCGGCCCGCTCTCTCGTTGATTTGCTGGCATGTGCCTGGCTGGTGACAGGGATTGGTCCCGGGCGGTTGGAACAACGGGATGGCATGGCAGG
This genomic window from Canis aureus isolate CA01 chromosome 8, VMU_Caureus_v.1.0, whole genome shotgun sequence contains:
- the RMI2 gene encoding recQ-mediated genome instability protein 2, which translates into the protein MAAAAAPVGAAGSVAGGGGGPVAVRLPRSPPLKVLAEQLRRDAEGGPGAWRLSRAATGRGPLELVTVWMQGTVVTAGGGEARLRDPSGAFSVRGLERVPRGRPCLVPGKYVMVMGVVQVCSPEPCLQAVKMTDLSDNPVHENMWELEVEDLHRIIP